From the Corythoichthys intestinalis isolate RoL2023-P3 chromosome 6, ASM3026506v1, whole genome shotgun sequence genome, the window tatatatatatatatatatatatatataaacacaaccGACATACTAGAAATAACATAGAACTTGTTTAAtagattcaaaagtgagataaaaatcaaaatgccattGCGGTAAAAGATTTAACATAACAAACAATGTCAACAATTTGTTATCAAACATTAACAAATGAACaacatcaaattatttttccatttcaacGTCCTGGTGTTGCTCTTTTCGTTTGCGGTAGAGGAATACGGCAAGGACAACTGTGACAATGAAGAGTGTGGTGATAGTGACAACGATTGCAGCGACTGCCGTGGTTGTCAGCAATCGTGGACTGCTCACATTGTTGGCCAGGGGCAGCGAACAGTCTAGGTGAAGGTCACAGTGTTTGGTGCCCACCATACTTTCCACCGTGCAGCGATAGCTTCCACACTCCCGCCTGTTGAAATGCAAGGTGGCTCCTGTGGGGTCGACAATGGCCTGTGTAGGCAAGACCTTATTTCCGCTGGTCTTGGACCAGATGTAATGCAAAGGTGGGGTGCCTTGCAGAGAGCTGCATTTCAGCGTCATACTGTTGTCTTCTTCGTCCACACTGCACAGAGCCTGACTGGGTGCCTCAATGACTGTCAGGTCTAAGATCTTCTGGTCCAGTTCTGGTAACTTCTTCACCAGACAGCGGTACATCGCCGTGTCAGACGGACGTACATCTTTGATGATGATAGACGCGTCTCCATTTTGGGGATCGGCTGATGTGAAGTGGACCCTCCCCTCCATTGGTTTGTACAAATCGGTATACAAGCGGCCGCCAGTAAACCAAATGATGGGTTGCTCCTCTTGGTCTGCAGACTCGATACTCCACGAGACCTCCGTGTACCGCTGAGAGTCCACGGTGTGAGTGTACGCTCAGGGTAGCTGGACACTTGACCCCCTGGCGACGTAGTAGTGGTTCATTTCCTTCTGGATTTCCAGAGGGCATGCTGgacaaatgttgaaaaacactccCAGGAGGACAGAAGGCCAAAGGAAGTGCCACATCATCGCCATGTATACACCTGCAAGTAAAAGACAAAATCATACTGGAATTAATCAaatgtatttcatgttttttttcctatcaCTATAAAGCAGGAGgacatcttttttttcccattacaagtgttaaaaaaaaaaaaagataataatgaaaaacacatcaacacttCCATCAATAACATGTTTATTGCATTATTACAAGTGTAAAAGTTATCAGTCAGCTATGCTTAgactatgaaattaaaagaaaaaaaagttaacactgCACTATTTCGCTCATGTGGAAACAATTCTTATGTCTCTCAATAAAAGGAAATAGGATTTCTTACCTGTTTAACTTTAGGAAGGAAGATGCACACCACCGACAGCAACActtgtctgcttctttggcattTGGTGTACTAATTATAACGAAAAAACAACTTATATAGGAATGAAAAGATCAAAGCATCAAAGAGTTGAAAGGGACCTgtcatcgtgacgtcacgcatttTGTTGACACG encodes:
- the LOC130917113 gene encoding coxsackievirus and adenovirus receptor homolog, which translates into the protein MSEFLPAEVAYTKCQRSRQVLLSVVCIFLPKVKQRYTEVSWSIESADQEEQPIIWFTGGRLYTDLYKPMEGRVHFTSADPQNGDASIIIKDVRPSDTAMYRCLVKKLPELDQKILDLTVIEAPSQALCSVDEEDNSMTLKCSSLQGTPPLHYIWSKTSGNKVLPTQAIVDPTGATLHFNRRECGSYRCTVESMVGTKHCDLHLDCSLPLANNVSSPRLLTTTAVAAIVVTITTLFIVTVVLAVFLYRKRKEQHQDVEMEK